One genomic window of Leptospira perdikensis includes the following:
- a CDS encoding LptF/LptG family permease encodes MAKPVDLRTVRVFSKDDLPPGFMVDTDRLGKWKRFKPSILRIYILKEILSPFLVALSFFTMIYMAVAIQKMIGLFVGKGVDFFRLLDYMGYVFGNTLPMTIPMACLMSGIMAAGRLSGDSEITAMRASGVSFPYIYSNFLVFGFLMTLIVGYLNFYLGPENTRKMKDFDNWIATYNPLLAIQPGHFSGDKTQDFFSEKGRTMYSGGIDADGNLSNVQIREWAISADGTDFIMVNNLAVPMGGSRMLQIINAKEGYLVEKKNLNGEYEKSVRLRKGYVIEWDPETSAIGITNFMDGEMDYNTPAKKETKTLSINVKPDTFSLPMLIEIRNAIESEGLEKIPGLEILKEYGLSIKGVGGLKQMVEQFKYELLMGASSGNQEDMAQKFALFTQLSELLNESKKTLTGFNVEIHKRFATPLSCQIFFFLSFPLGLVVKRSGKGMSFTLAVVFLLIYYTFFIFGSGISYKENVPDWVGPWSANIVIATLSIYIMISRTDAKLPESIRSRIGFYFRFRDRVEDQIELIKNRFRKDK; translated from the coding sequence TTGGCTAAACCAGTCGATTTACGAACCGTTCGGGTCTTCTCCAAAGATGACTTACCACCTGGATTTATGGTGGATACGGATCGTTTAGGAAAGTGGAAACGTTTCAAACCTTCGATTCTTAGGATCTATATTCTAAAGGAGATCTTAAGTCCCTTCCTTGTAGCATTATCATTTTTCACTATGATTTATATGGCTGTTGCCATTCAAAAGATGATTGGCCTTTTTGTGGGAAAGGGGGTCGATTTCTTTCGACTTCTGGACTATATGGGTTATGTTTTCGGAAATACTCTTCCCATGACTATTCCTATGGCCTGTCTTATGTCCGGAATTATGGCCGCCGGACGTTTGTCAGGTGATTCCGAGATCACAGCAATGCGAGCTTCCGGGGTTTCTTTTCCTTATATCTACTCCAACTTTCTTGTATTTGGTTTTTTAATGACTTTGATTGTTGGGTATTTGAATTTTTATCTAGGGCCAGAAAACACCCGTAAGATGAAAGATTTTGATAACTGGATTGCCACTTATAATCCGTTACTCGCCATCCAACCAGGACACTTTTCCGGAGATAAAACCCAGGACTTTTTTTCTGAAAAGGGAAGGACTATGTATTCCGGTGGAATCGATGCAGATGGGAACTTAAGTAACGTCCAAATTCGGGAATGGGCTATTTCTGCTGATGGAACTGATTTTATTATGGTAAATAACCTTGCGGTTCCCATGGGGGGATCTCGGATGTTACAGATTATCAATGCGAAAGAAGGTTATCTCGTTGAGAAAAAGAATTTAAACGGTGAGTATGAAAAGTCTGTGCGTCTGCGGAAGGGTTATGTGATTGAATGGGATCCGGAAACAAGTGCCATAGGAATTACAAACTTTATGGACGGAGAGATGGACTATAACACTCCAGCAAAGAAAGAAACAAAGACTTTAAGTATCAATGTCAAACCCGACACTTTTTCTTTGCCGATGCTCATTGAAATTCGAAATGCCATTGAATCGGAAGGACTGGAGAAAATTCCAGGATTAGAAATCTTAAAAGAATATGGGCTTTCCATTAAAGGTGTTGGTGGTTTGAAACAAATGGTGGAGCAGTTTAAGTATGAACTGCTGATGGGAGCAAGTTCGGGAAACCAAGAGGACATGGCTCAGAAATTTGCACTCTTCACCCAACTTTCAGAACTTCTAAATGAATCTAAAAAAACACTCACGGGGTTTAATGTAGAAATCCACAAACGGTTTGCCACTCCATTGTCCTGCCAGATTTTTTTCTTTTTATCCTTTCCCCTTGGTCTTGTTGTAAAACGATCGGGAAAAGGGATGAGTTTTACACTTGCTGTTGTATTTTTACTCATCTATTATACTTTTTTTATCTTTGGTTCCGGAATTTCTTATAAAGAGAATGTACCCGACTGGGTAGGGCCTTGGTCAGCAAATATTGTGATTGCCACCCTATCGATATACATTATGATTTCACGCACTGATGCTAAATTGCCTGAATCCATACGGAGTCGGATTGGATTTTATTTCCGGTTTCGAGATCGAGTCGAAGACCAAATTGAATTGATAAAAAATCGGTTCCGAAAAGACAAATGA
- a CDS encoding FcpA-related putative periplasmic flagellar protein, which produces MKFPILFFWISLIFLSSLSLSSKDTKQVSSTENRVESILPTTPESGSPWGDSSERLETMPILNLIDEKNSQKRWQDSNKEYSAAIDHFELARKTIEKRKEESKKEIYYEDRYEWQKQIRKENKEKEFQKQLFDLRSQTVGRLVKAMNLLEKIENPKVKESTPYLDLKSGIFREYIKHQEAFKNYLQVIDFAEKYIDLSSKNEAEAEPHRLLALSYEKMEQTAIRSKNQELYYEFKELKKKHLLRFAEIHYGRDSKEYASIEEKVGKDF; this is translated from the coding sequence ATGAAATTTCCCATCCTATTTTTCTGGATTTCTTTGATTTTCCTTAGTTCTTTGTCACTTAGCTCCAAAGACACAAAACAGGTATCCTCCACAGAAAATCGGGTAGAATCCATCCTACCCACCACACCAGAATCAGGCTCTCCTTGGGGGGATAGTTCAGAGAGATTGGAAACAATGCCAATCCTCAATTTAATCGATGAAAAAAATTCGCAGAAACGATGGCAAGATTCAAACAAAGAATACTCAGCTGCCATTGACCACTTTGAGTTAGCAAGAAAGACCATTGAAAAACGAAAAGAAGAATCAAAAAAAGAAATCTATTATGAAGATCGTTATGAATGGCAAAAACAAATCAGGAAAGAAAACAAAGAAAAAGAATTTCAAAAACAACTCTTTGATTTAAGATCACAAACGGTTGGTAGGCTTGTAAAAGCAATGAACCTTCTCGAAAAAATTGAGAATCCGAAAGTTAAGGAAAGCACTCCTTATTTAGATTTGAAATCAGGAATCTTTAGAGAATACATCAAACACCAAGAGGCTTTTAAAAATTATCTTCAAGTCATTGATTTTGCTGAAAAGTACATTGATCTATCTTCTAAAAATGAAGCAGAAGCAGAACCACATAGACTTCTCGCATTATCTTATGAAAAAATGGAACAAACTGCAATCCGTTCCAAAAACCAAGAACTTTATTATGAGTTTAAAGAACTAAAGAAAAAACATTTATTGCGGTTTGCTGAAATTCACTATGGTCGCGATTCCAAAGAATACGCGAGCATAGAGGAAAAGGTAGGAAAAGACTTCTAA
- a CDS encoding methylglyoxal synthase — protein MVLIQRKMEITKKIVLIAHDNRKDDLLDWVKYNKGTLSKHHLSATGTTGKLIHEQIGLPVFRFISGPLGGDQQIGSKIVEDGIDFMVFFWDPLSAQPHDPDVKALLRIAVLYNIPMACNRSSADFLISSPLMQTEYNRQLIDYGSRLPAKN, from the coding sequence ATGGTACTAATTCAAAGAAAAATGGAGATCACTAAAAAGATCGTCCTCATTGCTCATGATAACAGAAAGGATGATCTTCTCGACTGGGTAAAATATAATAAAGGAACCTTAAGTAAACATCATTTATCTGCAACCGGAACCACAGGAAAACTAATTCATGAACAAATTGGACTGCCTGTGTTTCGATTCATCTCAGGACCACTGGGCGGGGACCAACAAATTGGATCCAAAATTGTGGAAGATGGAATCGATTTTATGGTTTTTTTCTGGGATCCACTTTCTGCACAACCTCATGATCCCGATGTCAAAGCATTACTTCGTATCGCTGTATTGTATAATATTCCTATGGCCTGTAATCGTTCCAGTGCCGATTTTCTAATTTCTTCACCGCTAATGCAAACTGAATACAATCGTCAATTGATTGATTATGGATCTAGATTACCGGCTAAGAATTGA
- a CDS encoding tetratricopeptide repeat protein gives MFQSLVKSFRSVTLGTVLFVSVSLLNAETTTLEDIAEGKRYQSENNCRKAIQLYQSALQKNRNSIDAKLGVADCSFKLGAYRESKKFYLEILDREPKHIPAVTGLTEIYLLDSDFPTISKLIEPLLTEFPNNTGLRIAEAKSLQKQGKLDSAIYKIKNLSAKLAEPSDLLRMLAELYFSKENYNEAFNSIDAYTKKEPNDPEGFAFKAKVLLYQNYFHPSQLKSVLPLTEDALQNSLNLNPKGEQARFYSVYHDIILANFSSDKDVKRKAFRSIYELAREFPENQLYHSLEANLAWELGETKFASYHYRRALQLDDLDEILRFEAEEYAIAQEKEESKLRRELGDYRRDRFYSEKHSLYHKSSLFHLKRGKDLSPQTPVIRRELLDFYNQTGEAVKYTNLLLRLREEDPNSFKLQNKLEFSIKNLKESIEFREGYLQIDPNSIQENTVRYSPEVYVFDMESSLPFPYHLQAGRLLSEAFRYNLKQIQAVRVVDGDEFKEIRGLLKEVNFHPFSQTLPFAIDNLHFLDSKRRNATKIRYVVHGKYQIKDGDIRLDVSVYDRDSLRDIATWSTNQKGRDSLPTIIHRISERIKDLLPKEGKILKVKKDEVIVSLGKDDGLQKNSKLEFKRKGKPLFQGEITELGKSISSVKPNVRGWEKELATGDNVTLPMDSRKEKKDK, from the coding sequence TTGTTCCAGAGCCTCGTTAAGTCTTTTCGTTCTGTTACTTTAGGAACTGTTTTATTTGTATCAGTGTCTCTCTTAAATGCTGAGACAACTACCTTAGAAGACATTGCTGAGGGAAAACGATACCAATCAGAAAACAATTGCAGAAAGGCCATCCAACTCTACCAATCTGCACTACAAAAAAATCGAAATTCTATCGATGCCAAATTGGGAGTTGCAGATTGTAGTTTTAAACTTGGAGCTTATAGAGAAAGTAAAAAGTTTTATTTAGAAATTTTAGATAGGGAACCAAAACACATTCCTGCTGTCACCGGACTTACTGAGATTTATTTGCTAGATTCTGATTTTCCGACCATAAGTAAGTTAATTGAACCGCTTTTGACAGAATTCCCAAACAATACAGGTCTTCGCATTGCGGAGGCTAAATCTCTGCAAAAACAAGGAAAATTAGATTCAGCTATTTACAAAATAAAAAACCTATCAGCGAAGTTAGCCGAACCTTCAGACTTATTAAGAATGTTAGCAGAACTTTATTTTAGTAAAGAAAATTATAACGAAGCTTTTAATTCCATAGATGCCTATACAAAAAAGGAACCGAACGACCCTGAAGGTTTTGCATTTAAAGCCAAGGTGCTTTTGTATCAAAACTATTTTCATCCTAGCCAATTAAAATCCGTTTTACCTCTTACCGAAGATGCTCTTCAAAATTCACTCAATCTAAATCCCAAAGGAGAACAAGCACGGTTTTATTCAGTATATCATGATATCATTTTAGCAAATTTCAGTTCTGATAAGGATGTAAAAAGAAAAGCATTTCGATCTATTTACGAACTCGCTAGAGAATTTCCGGAAAACCAACTTTACCATAGTTTGGAGGCAAACTTAGCTTGGGAATTGGGAGAAACAAAATTTGCCTCCTACCACTACCGAAGGGCATTACAATTAGATGATTTGGACGAAATTTTGCGATTTGAGGCAGAAGAATACGCCATTGCACAGGAAAAAGAGGAATCCAAACTACGTAGAGAGTTAGGAGACTATAGAAGAGATCGATTTTATTCAGAAAAACATTCTTTATACCACAAAAGTTCCCTATTCCATTTGAAACGTGGAAAAGATTTAAGCCCACAAACACCCGTCATCCGAAGAGAACTATTAGATTTCTATAACCAAACAGGGGAAGCAGTTAAGTATACTAATTTGTTACTCCGTCTTCGTGAAGAAGACCCAAACTCATTCAAATTACAAAATAAATTAGAATTTTCGATCAAAAATCTAAAGGAATCTATTGAATTTAGGGAAGGTTACCTTCAAATTGATCCCAATTCCATCCAAGAAAACACAGTCCGTTATAGTCCTGAAGTATATGTATTTGATATGGAATCTAGTTTGCCTTTTCCTTACCATTTACAAGCGGGAAGACTTTTGTCGGAAGCATTTCGTTACAATCTAAAACAAATACAAGCAGTACGTGTTGTTGATGGCGATGAGTTCAAAGAAATTCGAGGGCTCCTGAAAGAAGTCAATTTTCATCCTTTTTCACAAACATTACCATTTGCAATTGACAACCTACATTTTTTGGATTCCAAACGAAGAAATGCAACTAAGATCCGCTATGTGGTTCATGGAAAATACCAAATTAAAGATGGAGATATTCGTTTGGATGTTTCTGTCTACGATAGAGATAGTTTAAGAGATATTGCTACTTGGTCAACGAATCAAAAAGGAAGAGATAGCCTACCAACCATCATTCATCGAATTTCCGAACGAATCAAAGATTTACTCCCCAAAGAAGGGAAAATTTTAAAAGTTAAAAAAGATGAAGTGATCGTCTCTCTTGGAAAAGACGACGGATTACAAAAAAATTCAAAATTAGAATTCAAGAGAAAGGGTAAACCTTTATTTCAAGGTGAGATCACAGAACTCGGCAAATCCATTTCATCTGTGAAGCCAAATGTTCGTGGATGGGAAAAGGAATTGGCAACAGGAGACAATGTCACTCTTCCCATGGACTCTCGTAAAGAGAAGAAAGATAAGTAA